Proteins from a genomic interval of Papaver somniferum cultivar HN1 chromosome 4, ASM357369v1, whole genome shotgun sequence:
- the LOC113273597 gene encoding 3-ketoacyl-CoA synthase 4-like, whose protein sequence is MKSMNFKYVYHYLISHLLIILFLIPVIAVFLVEVSSENRGYVYKLWYYHIAKFNLVSVTICVGIVSGLSVYMMKRPRTVYLVDFSCYLPPSHLQVSFETLIDRVQRYSNQSASSIVFQRKILERSGLGEETCLPEGLHCHPPDRSFGTGRKETEQVMFGALDNLFSITNVKPGDIGILVVNCSLFNHVPSLSSMIINKYKLRSNIKSFSLGGMGCSAGVIAIDLAKDLLQAHRDTYAIVLSTENITLPAYDGNNKSMMVTNCLFRVGGAAILLSNKFQDMRQAKYKLVHIVRTHFGSNDEAFKCVRQDDDEVGKVGVSLCKTLMEVAGLALKTNITTLGPLVLPISEQLRFITALVIKKLCKNRKMKTYIPDFKLAFEHFCIHAGGRAIIDEMEKNLNLSPSHVEPSRMTLHRFGNTSSSSIWYELAYMEAKGRMCKNDRVWQIALGSGFKCNSAVWVALKNVKSCPKGNPWEDCIHKYPV, encoded by the coding sequence ATGAAAAGTATGAATTTCAAATATGTTTACCATTACTTGATTAGTCATCTGCTAATTATTCTGTTTCTTATTCCTGTTATTGCTGTATTTCTCGTTGAAGTCAGTTCAGAGAACCGTGGATATGTGTATAAGCTTTGGTATTATCACATAGCCAAGTTCAATCTTGTCAGTGTTACCATTTGTGTGGGTATTGTTTCCGGTTTATCAGTTTACATGATGAAACGGCCTCGAACTGTCTACCTAGTTGATTTTTCCTGTTATCTCCCACCTAGTCATCTTCAAGTTTCATTTGAAACACTCATTGACCGTGTTCAGCGTTATAGCAACCAGAGTGCCTCATCTATTGTATTCCAACGAAAGATTCTCGAGCGATCTGGACTAGGTGAAGAGACGTGTCTTCCTGAAGGCTTGCATTGCCATCCACCAGATCGATCTTTTGGGACGGGAAGGAAAGAAACAGAGCAAGTTATGTTCGGAGCTCTTGATAATCTTTTCTCAATTACTAATGTTAAACCTGGGGACATTGGTATTCTTGTGGTGAATTGCAGTTTGTTTAATCATGTCCCATCGCTTTCCTCCATGATTATTAACAAATATAAACTGAGAAGTAATATTAAGAGCTTTAGTTTGGGAGGGATGGGCTGCAGTGCTGGAGTTATAGCAATTGATCTTGCCAAGGATTTACTACAGGCTCATCGAGACACGTATGCAATTGTCTTGAGCACAGAGAACATTACTCTACCGGCATACGATGGAAACAACAAATCCATGATGGTAACTAATTGTCTATTTCGTGTAGGCGGAGCTGCGATTCTTCTCTCCAACAAATTTCAAGACATGCGACAAGCCAAGTACAAATTAGTTCATATTGTGAGAACCCATTTTGGTTCAAATGACGAAGCATTTAAATGTGTGAGGCAGGATGATGACGAAGTTGGTAAAGTTGGTGTCTCCCTGTGCAAAACTCTCATGGAAGTTGCAGGACTGGCACTAAAGACCAACATCACCACTCTAGGTCCTCTCGTCCTTCCAATCAGCGAACAACTTCGTTTTATCACTGCTCTGGTGATTAAGAAGTTGTGCAAGAACCGGAAAATGAAGACTTACATCCCTGATTTCAAACTTGCATTTGAGCATTTCTGTATACATGCTGGTGGAAGAGCAATAATTGATGAAATGGAAAAGAACCTAAATCTTTCGCCTTCTCATGTTGAACCTTCACGAATGACTCTTCATCGATTTGGAAACACGTCATCGAGCTCAATTTGGTATGAGTTGGCCTACATGGAAGCTAAAGGAAGGATGTGCAAGAACGACCGTGTCTGGCAGATTGCATTAGGAAGTGGGTTTAAGTGTAATAGTGCAGTCTGGGTTGCACTTAAAAATGTGAAATCATGTCCCAAGGGTAATCCTTGGGAGGATTGCATTCATAAGTATCCTGTGTAA
- the LOC113273596 gene encoding uncharacterized protein LOC113273596, with protein MLSGHAIDIRGYARPNELLLEGPASELEDDEAEISGQVLYEASFEDLARNYIQYDSVIWVLISLLLVLAWGVGLIMLLYIPIRRYVLHKDFSSRRLYITPNEIVYKVTRPFFLPFLGVAKVEKRIPLTLVIGIIIEQGCLQSAYGLHTFRIESISHGRATPVDELQVQGISNPGYLRKVIVAEASKLILVGRGRKFSTDPWERESTSTRGGLVTSPFSSLKDFGGTLSDLVLFKLDDVIQSIKRIETLMEKKQILPEQS; from the exons ATGTTGTCGGGTCATGCAATTGATATACGTGGCTATGCTCGACCAAATGAACTTTTACTAGAAGGTCCTGCATCAgagttagaagatgatgaagcagaAATTTCAGGGCAGGTTCTTTATGAAGCCTCCTTTGAAGACCTTGCAAGAAATTATATACAGTATGACTCAGTTATATGGGTACTAATATCATTGCTGTTGGTTTTAGCGTGGGGAGTTGGTCTTATCATGCTTCTCTATATACCTATCAGAAGATATGTGCTGCATAAGGATTTCTCCTCACGACGGTTATATATTACACCTAATGAAATAGTTTACAAG GTTACGAGAccattctttcttccatttttggGAGTTGCAAAAGTCGAGAAGCGCATTCCTCTTACTCTAGTGATTGGCATTATTATTGAACAAG GTTGCTTGCAATCAGCATATGGACTCCATACATTTAGAATTGAAAGCATTTCCCATGGAAGAGCAACACCTGTAGATGAATTACAGGTTCAAGGCATCTCTAATCCAGGGTATTTGAGGAAG GTTATCGTGGCAGAAGCTTCAAAGCTCATACTAGTTGGTAGAGGTCGGAAATTTTCAACTGACCCGTGGGAGAGAGAAAGTACCTCAACGCGTGGTGGTCTTGTTACATCGCCGTTTTCAAGTCTGAAG GATTTCGGAGGCACATTATCTGATTTGGTACTATTTAAGCTCGACGATGTTATACAGTCCATTAAG AGGATTGAAACCCTTATGGAGAAGAAACAAATTTTGCCAGAACAGAGCTGA